Proteins from a genomic interval of Gordonia sp. SL306:
- a CDS encoding lipase family protein: MIRASRAVDPSVSRRWVSSGHSQGGHSALWAAQLAPRYAPDLPLLGTVAFAPASNIEGVVPLMAPGVGDLGRFNAFSGLILYILSGLDHARPDLHVTGYLTQAGRTWLGRAQHMCVGELGKALVGVPPGTLVAKPFTDPTFTAALADYLAVPPGGYRTPVRIEHGVSDTTVPFPLSLALTSQMRSAGTDVTLIPYPGVNHMQVVTAGIPDAFRTINGYFGRS, translated from the coding sequence ATGATCCGCGCCTCCCGGGCAGTGGACCCGTCGGTGTCGCGAAGGTGGGTGTCAAGCGGCCATTCGCAGGGTGGACACTCGGCGCTCTGGGCCGCACAGCTGGCACCGCGGTACGCGCCGGATCTGCCGTTGCTCGGCACCGTCGCCTTTGCGCCGGCGTCGAACATCGAAGGCGTCGTACCACTGATGGCGCCGGGGGTCGGTGACCTCGGCAGGTTCAACGCCTTCAGCGGACTGATCCTCTACATCTTGTCCGGACTCGACCACGCACGGCCCGATCTGCACGTCACGGGATATCTGACGCAGGCGGGACGGACGTGGCTCGGACGGGCGCAGCACATGTGTGTGGGTGAACTCGGCAAGGCTCTCGTCGGTGTCCCGCCCGGCACTCTGGTGGCCAAGCCGTTCACCGATCCGACGTTCACCGCTGCGCTCGCCGACTATCTCGCGGTGCCACCCGGTGGTTATCGCACTCCTGTGCGGATCGAGCACGGCGTGTCCGACACCACCGTCCCGTTTCCGCTCAGTCTCGCCCTGACATCGCAGATGCGTTCGGCCGGAACGGATGTGACACTCATCCCGTATCCCGGTGTCAACCACATGCAGGTGGTGACGGCAGGCATCCCGGATGCGTTCCGGACGATCAACGGATATTTCGGCCGGTCGTAG
- a CDS encoding endonuclease domain-containing protein, producing MPGPPGSHWTSSPAYADGRDGRRGIRQLRGLIPLIDGKAESPPESWVRLVIIRADLPTPETQIEVADENEHVFARLDLGYGVPKIGIEFDGVDFHSSPEQRAHDAARDARLRELGWIIIRVDAERLRTRPWSVVNEIETALRSRGAYF from the coding sequence TTGCCCGGGCCACCGGGTTCTCACTGGACGAGCTCGCCCGCCTACGCCGACGGCCGGGATGGCCGGCGCGGCATCCGTCAACTACGGGGACTGATCCCGCTGATCGACGGCAAGGCGGAGTCGCCGCCCGAGAGCTGGGTCCGCCTGGTCATCATCCGGGCCGACCTCCCCACTCCCGAAACCCAGATAGAGGTGGCGGACGAGAACGAGCACGTCTTTGCACGCTTGGACCTCGGCTACGGGGTACCCAAGATCGGCATCGAGTTCGACGGTGTGGACTTTCACTCATCCCCGGAACAGCGTGCCCACGATGCCGCACGGGATGCCAGACTCCGGGAACTCGGGTGGATCATCATCAGGGTCGATGCCGAACGCCTACGGACCAGGCCCTGGAGCGTCGTCAACGAGATCGAGACAGCACTCCGATCGCGCGGGGCCTACTTCTGA
- a CDS encoding SGNH/GDSL hydrolase family protein, with amino-acid sequence MAAAVVALTSLVAAPSAQAAPDTTPVRYTNGTYVAMGDSRASGGFFTPTPDYFLGCKRSAANYPAIVALLALPRHFVDTSCAGAQAPNLYTAGQRTNAGYKPPQVRMVPRDAQVVSVSIGGNDMRWGALVGKCTTAPLTDRFCRTRLNGEARWRIARMENRVTPALRAIRRQAPRAQIIVVGIGGFMGNHGCWPMVPISDPDVRWMNQVFNRAGDALRRAAAKVDGTFVDANRLSAGHDPCNVITPWYESAMSNRIAYPYHINQAGAIAIAAMVNGAIRR; translated from the coding sequence ATGGCGGCGGCTGTCGTCGCCTTGACCAGCCTGGTGGCGGCACCATCCGCTCAGGCCGCACCGGATACGACACCCGTCCGGTACACCAATGGGACCTACGTGGCGATGGGTGATTCCCGGGCGTCGGGCGGCTTCTTCACCCCGACGCCCGACTACTTCCTCGGATGCAAACGCTCTGCGGCCAATTACCCGGCGATCGTCGCGCTGCTGGCGCTGCCCCGGCACTTCGTCGACACGTCATGCGCGGGTGCCCAGGCACCGAACCTCTACACGGCCGGGCAACGGACGAACGCCGGCTACAAGCCACCGCAGGTGCGGATGGTCCCACGGGACGCCCAGGTGGTGAGCGTGAGCATCGGCGGCAACGACATGCGCTGGGGCGCGCTCGTCGGCAAGTGCACCACAGCACCGCTCACCGACCGGTTCTGCCGCACCCGGCTCAACGGTGAGGCCCGCTGGCGTATTGCCCGGATGGAGAATCGCGTGACCCCCGCCCTGCGGGCGATCCGCAGGCAGGCCCCGCGCGCCCAGATCATCGTCGTCGGTATCGGCGGGTTCATGGGGAACCACGGCTGCTGGCCGATGGTGCCCATCAGTGACCCCGACGTCCGGTGGATGAATCAGGTCTTCAACCGTGCGGGTGATGCGCTACGCCGGGCCGCCGCCAAGGTCGACGGCACCTTCGTGGACGCCAATCGGCTGTCCGCCGGCCATGATCCGTGCAACGTGATCACCCCGTGGTACGAGAGCGCGATGTCCAACCGGATCGCGTACCCGTACCACATCAACCAGGCAGGCGCGATCGCCATCGCGGCGATGGTGAACGGGGCGATCCGGCGCTGA
- a CDS encoding ABC-F family ATP-binding cassette domain-containing protein → MAPSNPSALINADRISKSFGIKPLLESVSLGVHEGQRIGVVGLNGGGKTTLLEILGGITEPDSGRVSRAGDVRVSTVTQRGELPAGATVAEVVVGGPEVAVHEWAGDPRIRGILNGIGIDGLLDARVDELSGGQRRRVGLATALVSESDLLILDEPTNHLDVEGVQWLADHLVARRSALIVVTHDRWFLDTVATRTWEVHSGRVDEYEGGYNDWIFARAERTRLADTMEERRRNLARKELAWLRRGPPARTSKPRYRIEAAEKLIADVPPPRDSVSLSAFAKRRLGRVVVELEDARVATPAGDVLLDDLTWRLTPGERVGLVGVNGSGKTTLLRALAGEIDVAPGRRKEGTTVSIGWLRQELDDLDEDQRVLDAVEAVATRIMLGDKEISASQLAERLGFTPARQRTPVGDLSGGERRRLQMTRVLMAEPNVLLLDEPTNDLDIDTLQQLEDLLDGWAGTLVVISHDRYLIERICDSTWALFGDGNLTNLPGGIEQYLQRRREITSAAPRRTSMSSVSTAAPAPAPAISASEHRDARKAMNRLERQIQQLDTRERRLHDQLLDAATDPEKLMELNAELKDVVEAKETAEAEWLEVAEKVE, encoded by the coding sequence GTGGCACCTTCGAACCCGTCTGCGCTGATCAACGCGGACCGCATCAGCAAGAGTTTCGGCATCAAACCCTTGCTCGAATCCGTGTCCCTCGGGGTTCACGAAGGCCAGCGGATCGGTGTCGTCGGCCTCAACGGCGGCGGTAAGACGACCCTTCTCGAGATCCTGGGCGGCATCACCGAGCCCGACAGCGGTCGGGTGTCCCGGGCGGGCGACGTCCGGGTGTCGACGGTGACCCAGCGTGGCGAACTGCCTGCGGGTGCGACCGTCGCCGAAGTCGTGGTCGGCGGGCCGGAGGTGGCGGTTCACGAGTGGGCAGGTGACCCGCGAATCCGTGGCATCCTCAATGGCATCGGTATCGATGGTCTGCTGGATGCGCGGGTCGACGAACTCTCCGGTGGACAGCGACGACGTGTCGGGCTCGCAACGGCTCTGGTGTCCGAGTCGGATCTGCTGATCCTCGACGAGCCGACCAACCATCTCGACGTCGAGGGCGTGCAGTGGCTGGCCGACCACCTCGTCGCCCGCCGGAGCGCGCTGATCGTCGTCACGCACGACCGGTGGTTCCTGGACACGGTCGCGACTCGCACCTGGGAGGTCCACTCCGGGCGCGTCGACGAGTACGAGGGTGGCTACAACGACTGGATCTTCGCCCGCGCCGAGCGCACCCGGCTCGCCGACACGATGGAGGAGCGTCGTCGCAATCTGGCACGCAAGGAACTGGCCTGGCTGCGCCGCGGCCCGCCGGCCCGGACCTCCAAGCCGCGCTACCGGATCGAGGCCGCCGAGAAGCTGATCGCCGACGTCCCGCCGCCGCGCGACAGCGTGTCGCTGTCCGCCTTCGCCAAACGCCGCCTGGGCCGGGTGGTCGTCGAACTCGAAGACGCTCGGGTGGCGACGCCCGCGGGCGACGTGCTGCTCGACGACCTGACCTGGCGGTTGACGCCCGGCGAACGCGTCGGCCTCGTCGGCGTCAACGGCTCCGGCAAGACGACCCTGTTGCGCGCCCTCGCCGGCGAGATCGACGTCGCCCCGGGGCGTCGCAAAGAGGGCACGACGGTCTCGATCGGCTGGCTGCGGCAGGAACTCGACGATCTCGACGAGGATCAACGCGTACTCGACGCGGTTGAGGCAGTGGCGACGCGGATCATGCTGGGGGACAAGGAGATCTCCGCGAGTCAGCTTGCCGAGCGCCTCGGCTTCACCCCGGCGCGCCAGCGCACGCCTGTCGGCGACCTGTCGGGCGGCGAACGCCGACGGCTGCAGATGACCCGGGTACTGATGGCCGAACCCAACGTGTTGTTGCTCGACGAGCCGACCAACGATCTCGACATCGACACCCTGCAGCAACTCGAGGATCTCCTCGACGGCTGGGCGGGCACGCTGGTGGTGATCAGTCACGACCGGTACCTGATCGAACGGATCTGCGACAGCACCTGGGCTCTGTTCGGCGATGGGAACCTGACCAACCTGCCGGGCGGCATCGAGCAATATCTGCAGCGACGACGTGAGATCACCTCCGCCGCACCGCGTCGCACGTCCATGTCGAGCGTATCGACCGCCGCACCCGCACCCGCCCCCGCGATCAGTGCTTCTGAACATCGGGACGCGCGTAAGGCGATGAATCGGCTGGAACGCCAGATCCAGCAGCTGGACACGCGCGAGAGGCGCCTGCACGACCAATTGCTCGATGCAGCAACCGATCCCGAGAAGCTGATGGAACTCAACGCGGAACTGAAAGACGTCGTGGAGGCCAAGGAGACCGCGGAGGCGGAGTGGCTCGAGGTCGCCGAAAAGGTCGAGTGA
- a CDS encoding IS30 family transposase — translation MGRLKRGQSMPALPVWEFWQGRAGGMSTAAAARHAGISVRLGHKLMAKHGGVIPTVSRPAACDEHGSGPQSRYLSADERDLIANKNAVGLSVRQIARDLARAPSTISRELRRNRPQHRTYAAGYAQRRAQHRRARPKLRKLESNDVLRAYVWDKLSGLEHWSPAQISARLVTEFADDVRMRISPEAIYRTLFVFPRGEMKQQVTASLRSGRSVRKPRTARTGSTIVPRELLIANRPAAVEDRAVPGDWEGDCILGREGHSQIGTLVERTTRFTILLHLPTTRTGQDLRTALAIGIGDLPAHLRRSITWDQGSEMRGVHTNIAVDHNLQVWFCDPHSPWQRGTNENTNGLLRQYFPKGTDLSVHSSDHLNQIATALNNRPRAALGFRTPAEAFTDLLASHNQP, via the coding sequence ATGGGGCGGTTGAAGCGTGGGCAGTCGATGCCGGCGTTGCCGGTGTGGGAGTTCTGGCAGGGGCGGGCGGGTGGGATGAGCACGGCGGCCGCGGCGCGACACGCGGGGATCTCGGTGCGGTTGGGGCATAAGTTGATGGCCAAGCATGGTGGGGTGATTCCTACTGTGAGCAGGCCGGCCGCGTGTGATGAGCATGGGTCGGGGCCGCAGTCGCGGTATCTGTCGGCTGATGAGCGTGACCTGATTGCGAATAAGAACGCTGTGGGACTTTCGGTGCGCCAGATCGCGCGTGATCTGGCGCGGGCTCCGTCGACGATCAGCCGCGAGTTACGGCGGAATCGGCCGCAGCATCGCACCTACGCCGCGGGCTATGCCCAGCGGCGAGCGCAGCATCGACGGGCCAGACCTAAGCTGCGCAAGCTCGAGTCCAACGATGTGCTGCGCGCCTATGTCTGGGACAAGCTCAGTGGCCTCGAGCATTGGTCCCCGGCACAGATCAGTGCTCGGCTGGTAACGGAGTTCGCGGATGATGTGAGGATGCGTATCAGTCCTGAGGCGATCTATCGAACGTTGTTCGTTTTTCCTCGCGGTGAGATGAAACAGCAGGTCACAGCATCATTGAGGTCGGGGCGTAGCGTGCGTAAGCCGCGGACGGCCCGGACGGGGTCGACCATCGTGCCGCGGGAGTTGCTGATCGCTAACCGCCCGGCCGCGGTCGAGGATCGGGCGGTTCCTGGCGACTGGGAAGGTGATTGCATTCTGGGCCGCGAGGGGCACTCGCAGATCGGCACCCTGGTCGAGCGCACTACCCGATTCACGATCCTGCTCCACCTGCCCACGACTCGGACCGGGCAGGACCTGCGCACCGCACTGGCCATCGGGATCGGTGATCTACCCGCCCATCTGCGGCGGTCGATCACCTGGGATCAGGGGTCAGAGATGCGTGGCGTACACACCAACATCGCGGTCGATCACAATCTGCAAGTGTGGTTCTGTGACCCGCACTCGCCGTGGCAGCGTGGCACCAATGAGAACACCAACGGCCTTCTCCGGCAGTACTTCCCGAAAGGGACCGACCTGTCCGTCCACAGCAGCGACCACCTCAACCAGATCGCGACCGCACTCAACAACCGGCCACGCGCAGCCCTGGGATTTCGCACCCCAGCCGAAGCCTTCACCGACCTGCTAGCCTCCCACAACCAGCCATAG
- the galT gene encoding galactose-1-phosphate uridylyltransferase → MTPDDVTGDRANQDGIGRPLPTPQQATLADDRQILFFSTAENPPVPGVDHRDLPARPDDSATRIRRDPQIGDWVMIAPARQERTYKPPRRMCPLCPDPSGRSSEVPADDYDVVVFENRFPSLAAAHAGSGFRLPDRPGDLTVEAPGHGRCEVVCFSSDHEGSFSGLTPERARLVVDVWSQRTDDLLARDGVEEVFCFENRGEEIGVTLTHPHGQIYAYPFRTHRTETMLRAASTHRDQTGTDLFESILAGELNSGERILVQTAHTAAFVPFAARWPAEVHIYPLRHVRRLSELTDDEADDLARVYLTVLRAYDALYGQPLPYIASWHQYRADAAEGYLHAELFSVRRSADKLKYLAGSESGRDAFVTDKTPEDVAADLRGAMT, encoded by the coding sequence ATGACCCCAGATGACGTGACCGGAGATCGTGCGAACCAGGACGGGATCGGGCGCCCGCTGCCGACGCCGCAGCAGGCGACCCTCGCCGACGACCGGCAGATCCTGTTCTTCTCGACCGCCGAGAACCCGCCGGTTCCAGGCGTCGACCATCGCGATCTACCAGCGCGCCCTGATGATTCGGCCACCCGCATCCGACGCGACCCGCAGATCGGCGACTGGGTGATGATCGCTCCCGCGCGGCAGGAGCGGACCTACAAACCGCCGCGACGGATGTGCCCGCTCTGCCCGGATCCCTCCGGACGTTCCAGCGAGGTGCCCGCCGACGACTACGACGTGGTGGTGTTCGAGAATCGTTTCCCCTCGCTGGCGGCGGCACATGCCGGCAGCGGGTTCCGGCTCCCGGATCGGCCCGGCGATCTGACGGTCGAGGCGCCGGGTCACGGCCGCTGTGAGGTGGTGTGCTTCAGCAGCGACCACGAGGGTTCGTTTTCCGGACTCACGCCCGAGCGTGCCCGGCTGGTGGTGGACGTCTGGTCCCAGCGCACCGACGATCTGCTCGCGCGCGACGGCGTCGAAGAGGTCTTCTGCTTCGAGAACCGGGGCGAGGAGATCGGGGTGACCCTCACACATCCGCACGGTCAGATCTATGCGTATCCGTTCCGCACACACCGGACCGAGACCATGCTGCGCGCCGCGTCGACACACCGCGACCAGACGGGGACGGACCTGTTCGAATCGATCCTTGCCGGCGAACTGAACAGCGGGGAAAGGATTCTCGTCCAGACCGCCCATACCGCGGCGTTCGTGCCGTTCGCCGCCCGCTGGCCCGCCGAGGTCCACATCTATCCGTTGCGGCACGTCCGCCGGCTCTCCGAACTCACCGACGACGAGGCCGACGATCTGGCACGCGTGTACCTCACGGTGCTGCGGGCCTACGACGCGCTCTACGGCCAGCCGTTGCCCTACATCGCGTCGTGGCACCAATACCGGGCGGATGCGGCCGAAGGCTACCTCCACGCCGAGTTGTTCTCCGTGCGCCGCAGCGCCGACAAGCTCAAGTACCTGGCCGGTTCCGAATCGGGGCGCGACGCATTCGTCACCGACAAGACACCCGAGGACGTCGCCGCCGACCTGCGTGGGGCAATGACGTGA
- a CDS encoding sodium:solute symporter family protein: protein MHLASDSILRLNTGWMDYVLIAIYFAFVLGIGYLARSQIATSMDFFLSGRRLPAWVTGIAFVSANLGAVEIMGMSANGAQIGLATMHYYWIGAVPAMVFLGLVMMPFYYGSKVRSVPEFMRRRFGTGAHLVNALSFAVAQVLIAGVNLFLLATVINAVLGWPQWISLIVAAAVVLTYTALGGLSAAIYNEVLQFFVILAALVPLTVIGLIKVGGWSGLKDKVIDTHASDGTVTATVHEQLSSWPGQALSGFSSPVWSVVGIVFGLGFVLSFGYWTTNFVEVQRAMASDSMSAARRAPIIGAIPKMFIPFVVVVPGMICAAAIGDMIHLKNTGSGNGITYNDAMLLMMRDILPNGLLGVAVAGLIASFMAGMAANVSAFNTVFSYDIWQQYVVKNREDRYYITVGRVATVAAVLLAIGTATIASGYSNLMDYLQTLFGFFNAPLFATFILGMFWKRMTPTAGWVGLVSGTSAAVVVFILQETGVIDLPGQGMPFVAASMAFIVDILVSVVVSLVTRPKPESELKGFVYSLTDKSTLTGDDSSTPWLARPVPLGAVVIGLVIILNIVFH, encoded by the coding sequence GTGCACCTGGCATCCGACTCCATTCTCCGGTTGAACACCGGGTGGATGGACTACGTCCTCATCGCCATCTACTTCGCTTTCGTTCTGGGGATCGGGTATCTCGCCCGCAGCCAGATCGCCACCAGCATGGACTTCTTCCTGTCCGGCCGACGGTTGCCCGCCTGGGTGACCGGTATCGCGTTCGTCTCGGCGAACCTCGGCGCGGTCGAGATCATGGGCATGTCCGCCAACGGCGCCCAGATCGGTCTGGCGACCATGCACTACTACTGGATCGGCGCTGTGCCGGCGATGGTCTTCCTCGGCCTCGTGATGATGCCGTTCTACTACGGCTCCAAGGTCCGCAGCGTCCCCGAGTTCATGCGCCGCCGGTTCGGTACCGGCGCGCACCTGGTCAACGCGCTCAGCTTCGCGGTCGCCCAGGTGCTCATCGCCGGCGTCAACCTGTTCCTGCTGGCGACCGTCATCAACGCAGTACTCGGTTGGCCGCAATGGATCTCGCTCATCGTCGCGGCTGCGGTGGTGCTCACCTACACCGCACTGGGCGGGTTGTCGGCGGCCATCTACAACGAGGTCCTGCAGTTCTTCGTGATCCTCGCCGCGCTGGTTCCGCTCACCGTCATCGGCCTGATCAAGGTCGGAGGCTGGAGCGGCCTCAAGGACAAGGTGATCGACACCCACGCGTCCGACGGAACGGTGACCGCCACGGTCCACGAGCAGTTGTCGTCGTGGCCGGGACAGGCACTCAGTGGGTTCTCCTCGCCGGTCTGGTCGGTCGTCGGCATCGTCTTCGGCCTGGGGTTCGTGTTGTCGTTCGGCTACTGGACGACCAACTTCGTCGAGGTCCAGCGGGCCATGGCCTCCGACTCGATGTCGGCCGCGCGGCGCGCTCCGATCATCGGTGCCATCCCGAAGATGTTCATCCCGTTCGTGGTGGTCGTCCCCGGCATGATCTGCGCCGCGGCGATCGGCGACATGATCCACCTCAAGAACACCGGATCGGGCAACGGGATCACCTACAACGACGCCATGTTGCTCATGATGCGCGACATCTTGCCGAACGGATTGCTGGGCGTCGCGGTCGCGGGCCTCATCGCATCGTTCATGGCGGGTATGGCGGCCAACGTGTCCGCCTTCAACACGGTCTTCAGCTACGACATCTGGCAGCAGTACGTGGTGAAGAACCGCGAGGACCGCTACTACATCACGGTCGGACGGGTCGCGACGGTCGCAGCGGTGTTGCTGGCGATCGGAACGGCAACCATCGCCTCGGGCTACTCCAACCTGATGGACTACCTCCAGACGCTCTTCGGGTTCTTCAATGCGCCATTGTTCGCCACCTTCATCCTCGGCATGTTCTGGAAACGGATGACCCCGACCGCAGGTTGGGTGGGTCTCGTCAGCGGCACATCGGCCGCGGTCGTGGTGTTCATCCTGCAGGAGACGGGCGTGATCGACCTGCCGGGGCAGGGCATGCCGTTCGTGGCAGCATCGATGGCCTTCATCGTCGACATCCTCGTCTCGGTGGTGGTCTCGTTGGTGACACGTCCGAAGCCAGAGTCCGAGCTGAAGGGCTTCGTGTACTCATTGACCGACAAGTCGACGCTGACGGGCGACGACAGCTCGACACCATGGCTCGCGCGGCCGGTGCCGCTCGGCGCCGTGGTGATCGGCCTCGTCATCATCCTCAACATCGTCTTCCACTGA
- a CDS encoding DeoR/GlpR family DNA-binding transcription regulator, whose protein sequence is MLAAERRGHVLAAVVSRGAVRVTDLAVELGVSEMTIRRDLDHLESDGELSKVHGGAVRTDGDLTGRGLEPPSSLKATREPDAKRAIALAALPLIEDGMTVAIGAGTTTLELARLLRGRDISVVTNSVSIFELLTDPSDSYLDAASVQLTGGQRTPSDALVGPIANAALEHYRTDRAFVGTHGIDPSAGFTTPNLGEAETNRKLLTTARSTVVLADHTKYGEIGAHLFAEFGRINRLVTDDGLPATARSELADIVVLTIAEGIPR, encoded by the coding sequence ATGCTTGCAGCGGAGCGACGGGGACACGTGCTGGCTGCCGTGGTCTCCCGAGGTGCGGTGCGGGTCACCGACCTCGCCGTTGAACTGGGTGTTTCCGAGATGACCATCCGACGGGATCTCGACCACCTCGAGAGCGACGGGGAACTGAGCAAGGTCCACGGCGGCGCTGTGCGGACAGACGGCGACCTCACCGGACGAGGACTCGAACCGCCGTCGTCGCTCAAGGCGACTCGCGAACCGGATGCCAAGCGCGCCATCGCGCTGGCCGCACTACCGCTGATCGAGGACGGTATGACCGTCGCGATCGGCGCCGGTACCACCACGCTGGAACTGGCCCGATTGCTCCGCGGCCGCGACATCTCCGTGGTGACGAACTCGGTCTCGATCTTCGAGTTGCTGACCGACCCCTCGGACTCCTATCTCGACGCCGCGAGTGTCCAGCTCACCGGTGGACAGCGCACACCATCGGATGCCCTCGTCGGGCCGATCGCCAATGCCGCACTGGAGCACTACCGGACCGACCGGGCCTTTGTCGGAACCCACGGCATCGACCCGTCCGCGGGTTTCACCACCCCCAATCTCGGTGAGGCCGAGACCAATCGAAAGCTCCTGACCACCGCGCGGTCGACGGTCGTGCTCGCCGACCACACCAAGTACGGCGAGATCGGCGCGCACCTGTTCGCCGAGTTCGGGCGTATCAACCGACTGGTGACCGACGACGGCCTGCCCGCCACGGCACGCAGCGAACTCGCCGACATCGTCGTGCTCACCATCGCCGAAGGAATACCTCGATGA
- the galK gene encoding galactokinase, with translation MRIQSYAPGRVNLIGEHTDYNLGFALPIALDLGTTADFAPDTGAGTIVAESGDESGVATIGPTTAPGDVTGWGAYIAGCVWALRTAGHEVAGGRLHVESTVPVGAGLSSSAALECAVLLAITADLDLSRHELARLAQHAENDYVGAPTGLLDQLSSLFGQQDTALLIDFRSLEVEPVPMPVDDSAQLLVIDSHAPHRHAAGEYAARRTSCEAAAAELGVASLREAADDAWKGLPEGLNRVRARHILTENARVLAAASALRAADFAAVGELMNASHDSMRDDFEITTPHIDLIAVTAQQFGAHGARMTGGGFGGSVIALAPADAAERICADLPAAITAAGHPAPTVRRVRPGRGAHLI, from the coding sequence ATGCGAATACAGAGTTACGCCCCGGGGCGGGTGAACCTGATCGGCGAACACACTGACTACAACCTCGGATTCGCGTTGCCGATCGCCCTGGACCTCGGCACCACAGCCGACTTCGCCCCCGACACCGGTGCCGGAACGATCGTCGCGGAATCGGGTGACGAGTCCGGTGTCGCCACCATCGGTCCCACGACCGCGCCGGGCGACGTAACCGGTTGGGGCGCATACATCGCCGGTTGCGTCTGGGCCCTCCGGACCGCCGGCCACGAGGTGGCGGGCGGACGTCTCCACGTCGAATCCACGGTTCCGGTCGGCGCCGGACTGTCGTCGTCTGCCGCGCTCGAATGTGCAGTGCTGCTGGCGATCACCGCAGACCTGGATCTGTCCCGACACGAGCTGGCTCGGCTCGCGCAACACGCGGAGAACGACTACGTGGGAGCACCGACCGGTCTGCTCGATCAGCTGTCGAGTTTGTTCGGCCAACAGGACACCGCCCTGCTCATCGACTTCCGATCGCTCGAGGTGGAGCCGGTGCCGATGCCGGTCGACGATTCCGCACAACTGCTGGTGATCGACTCCCATGCACCCCACCGGCACGCCGCAGGCGAGTATGCGGCGAGGCGTACGTCGTGCGAGGCCGCAGCAGCCGAACTCGGCGTCGCATCGCTGCGTGAGGCGGCCGACGATGCGTGGAAAGGTCTGCCAGAAGGGCTGAACCGGGTTCGCGCACGCCACATCCTGACCGAGAATGCGCGGGTCCTCGCGGCCGCGTCCGCCTTGCGGGCCGCGGACTTCGCTGCGGTCGGCGAACTCATGAATGCCTCACACGACTCGATGCGCGACGACTTCGAGATCACGACTCCCCACATCGACCTCATCGCGGTCACCGCGCAGCAGTTCGGCGCCCACGGCGCGCGGATGACGGGCGGTGGATTCGGCGGATCCGTGATCGCATTGGCACCCGCCGACGCAGCGGAACGGATCTGCGCCGACCTGCCCGCGGCGATCACCGCCGCCGGACATCCCGCCCCGACGGTTCGTCGGGTGCGACCGGGCCGTGGCGCACACCTGATCTGA
- a CDS encoding aldose 1-epimerase gives MVAGGELLLRTSGAEARVNPQGGRLTSLRIAEVELLQQGEPYGCFPMAPWCGRMRGGILDFDGRRHQFELNDPPHALHGLARDHRWETEASGTDHATLTRRLDPHWPFEATVTQDFALEPGELTMRLRVSSADAPFPAQAGWHPWFRRYPMSGNSAPLAVDFAPAWQEERGPDYLPTGTRLAPQPPPWDDCFGMPSGVDVALEWPDLLRLRIRSDAEWVVIFDHRPFAICVEPQSGPPDGLNTMPRVVAPGRDLVVTTRWTW, from the coding sequence ATGGTCGCCGGCGGAGAACTACTGCTACGGACATCCGGCGCCGAAGCGCGGGTCAACCCACAAGGTGGACGACTCACCTCCCTGCGTATCGCGGAGGTCGAGCTCCTCCAGCAGGGCGAGCCGTACGGATGCTTCCCGATGGCCCCGTGGTGTGGACGCATGCGGGGCGGCATCCTCGACTTCGACGGCAGGCGTCATCAATTCGAACTCAACGATCCGCCGCATGCCCTCCACGGGCTCGCACGCGACCACCGGTGGGAGACCGAAGCGTCCGGCACGGATCATGCGACACTGACTCGACGCCTGGACCCGCACTGGCCGTTCGAGGCGACCGTCACCCAGGATTTCGCACTCGAACCCGGTGAATTGACGATGCGGTTACGGGTTTCGTCGGCAGACGCGCCCTTTCCCGCGCAGGCGGGCTGGCACCCGTGGTTCCGTCGCTACCCGATGTCCGGCAACTCCGCGCCTCTGGCAGTGGATTTCGCGCCAGCCTGGCAGGAAGAGCGCGGTCCCGACTACCTTCCGACCGGCACACGGCTGGCGCCGCAGCCGCCACCGTGGGACGACTGCTTCGGTATGCCCTCGGGCGTCGACGTCGCCCTGGAATGGCCCGACCTCCTGCGTCTGCGGATACGCAGCGACGCGGAATGGGTGGTGATCTTCGACCATCGACCGTTCGCGATCTGTGTGGAACCGCAATCCGGGCCGCCCGACGGCCTGAACACGATGCCCCGGGTGGTGGCACCGGGACGCGATCTGGTGGTCACCACGCGCTGGACGTGGTGA